The following are encoded together in the Pedobacter sp. D749 genome:
- a CDS encoding nuclear transport factor 2 family protein: MKQLFSTAIASLFALGAFAQKSDGTTKSLVNAEKDFAKSIAKNGDKEAFTDYSTTSTLVFRPNPVNAKTFYAGKADAEKDVTWTPNLAKVSRSGDLGFTTGPYEVGTSEKKYGQYLSIWKPENGRWKLAIDLGTESNKPLAKSSPQFTEPKDHVAPKFLNEKEIKAGKDIILTTEKTLNTLLKTHGIAAFGGFLTNDARLLFPGNEAIDGKGKIISFYNGMVSKINLKTTGVDKAIGSDLAYTYGVATIDYKADLRESFNYVFVYEKAADASWNLIVQAFVPAER, from the coding sequence ATGAAACAATTATTTTCAACTGCAATAGCTTCGCTTTTCGCCCTGGGTGCTTTTGCCCAAAAAAGCGACGGAACAACCAAATCTTTAGTAAATGCTGAAAAGGATTTTGCTAAGTCAATTGCCAAAAATGGAGATAAAGAAGCTTTTACAGACTATTCGACAACAAGCACTTTAGTGTTTAGGCCAAACCCAGTTAATGCTAAAACTTTTTATGCTGGCAAAGCAGATGCTGAAAAGGATGTAACATGGACGCCAAACCTTGCAAAGGTATCACGCAGTGGCGATTTAGGTTTTACCACAGGGCCATATGAAGTTGGAACTTCTGAGAAAAAATACGGTCAATATCTATCGATCTGGAAACCGGAAAACGGCAGGTGGAAACTAGCTATTGATTTAGGAACGGAAAGCAATAAACCTTTAGCTAAATCTAGCCCACAGTTTACTGAACCTAAAGATCATGTTGCTCCAAAGTTCTTAAATGAAAAAGAAATTAAGGCTGGTAAAGATATTATCTTAACTACCGAAAAAACACTAAATACCTTGTTAAAAACACATGGCATTGCAGCATTTGGGGGCTTTTTAACTAACGATGCACGTTTACTTTTTCCGGGTAACGAAGCCATTGATGGAAAAGGAAAAATTATTTCTTTTTATAATGGAATGGTTAGCAAAATCAATTTGAAAACAACAGGGGTAGATAAGGCAATCGGTAGTGATTTGGCCTATACTTATGGTGTGGCTACGATTGATTACAAGGCCGATTTACGTGAAAGTTTTAATTACGTTTTCGTATATGAAAAGGCCGCCGATGCCAGCTGGAACTTAATTGTACAGGCTTTTGTGCCAGCAGAAAGATAA
- a CDS encoding MoxR family ATPase, with product MQYKNEVEAVDALHQSFNNIKAEIGKVVVGQDDIIKSVLIAIFSNGHCLLVGVPGLAKTLLVQTVASVLDLDFNRIQFTPDLMPSDIIGAEILGEDRHFKFIKGPVFSNIILADEINRTPPKTQAALLEAMQEKSVTAAGQTHTLPKPFFVLATQNPIEQEGTYPLPEAQLDRFMFNIQLNYPAFADELNIVKNTTSNKTTQLQKIIHADDIQYFQKLIRDIPITDNVLEYAVKLAAKTRPNSEFATDAVNKYISWGAGPRASQFLVLGAKCHAAVTGKYSPDIEDVKAVAEPILRHRIVRNYRAEAEGLSIEKIIKDLL from the coding sequence ATGCAGTATAAGAACGAAGTAGAAGCTGTTGATGCACTTCATCAATCTTTCAACAACATTAAAGCCGAAATAGGCAAAGTAGTAGTTGGACAAGATGACATCATAAAATCTGTTTTAATCGCCATTTTTAGTAACGGACACTGTTTGTTGGTTGGCGTACCTGGATTGGCTAAAACTTTACTTGTACAAACAGTTGCATCTGTTTTAGACCTCGATTTTAACCGGATCCAGTTTACACCCGATTTAATGCCCAGCGATATTATTGGCGCAGAGATTTTAGGAGAAGACAGGCATTTTAAATTTATAAAAGGGCCTGTTTTTTCTAATATTATCCTCGCTGATGAGATTAACCGTACACCGCCAAAAACCCAGGCGGCTTTGTTAGAAGCCATGCAGGAAAAATCGGTTACCGCAGCTGGCCAGACCCATACTTTACCAAAACCATTCTTTGTTTTGGCCACACAAAACCCAATTGAACAGGAAGGAACTTATCCCCTACCCGAAGCTCAATTAGATCGGTTCATGTTCAACATTCAATTGAACTATCCTGCCTTTGCAGATGAATTGAACATCGTAAAAAACACCACAAGCAATAAAACCACTCAACTGCAGAAAATTATCCACGCAGATGATATCCAATATTTTCAGAAACTGATCCGCGATATTCCTATAACCGATAACGTATTGGAATATGCAGTTAAACTGGCTGCTAAAACCCGTCCAAACAGTGAGTTTGCTACCGATGCCGTTAATAAATACATTAGCTGGGGTGCAGGCCCGCGTGCTTCGCAATTTTTAGTGCTGGGCGCAAAATGCCATGCCGCTGTAACCGGAAAATATTCTCCTGATATTGAAGATGTAAAAGCTGTAGCGGAGCCTATATTACGTCACCGTATTGTGCGTAACTACCGCGCAGAAGCTGAAGGTTTATCAATCGAGAAAATCATTAAAGATTTATTGTAG
- a CDS encoding aspartate/glutamate racemase family protein, translating to MRKIGLVGGISWVSTIDYYRFINEGVNERLGGLNFAECLIYSLNFGDVQDKTWEGSFDLLLNACESLKRSGAEAIVLCANTAHLFADQLQEKIALPIIHIGTETARAISVTGIKNIGLLGTVFTMEKDFYIKKLEDHGLNVLVPSKKETRDYIQFTLKEELGRGVILEETRAQYIQIINDLIKEGAEGIILGCTEIPMLINQDDFEIPVFDTTKIHCEAIVDYMLS from the coding sequence ATGAGAAAAATTGGTTTAGTAGGTGGTATCAGTTGGGTATCTACTATAGATTATTATCGTTTTATAAATGAGGGTGTAAATGAGCGTTTGGGTGGGTTAAATTTCGCTGAATGTTTAATTTACTCCCTTAATTTTGGCGATGTTCAGGATAAAACATGGGAAGGATCGTTTGATCTTTTACTCAATGCTTGCGAAAGTTTAAAACGAAGTGGGGCAGAAGCAATTGTACTCTGCGCCAATACGGCACATCTTTTTGCAGATCAGTTACAAGAAAAAATAGCTCTGCCTATTATCCATATCGGTACCGAAACCGCTAGAGCCATAAGTGTTACTGGAATTAAAAATATAGGACTCTTAGGGACCGTATTTACTATGGAAAAGGACTTTTATATTAAAAAGCTCGAAGACCATGGGTTAAATGTTTTGGTGCCTTCTAAGAAAGAAACCCGCGATTATATACAGTTTACCCTTAAAGAAGAATTAGGTAGAGGTGTAATATTGGAAGAAACAAGGGCACAATATATCCAGATAATTAATGATCTGATCAAGGAAGGAGCTGAGGGGATAATTCTGGGATGTACCGAAATCCCTATGCTGATCAATCAGGATGACTTTGAGATTCCGGTATTTGATACTACCAAAATCCATTGCGAGGCGATTGTGGATTACATGCTTTCTTAG
- a CDS encoding GNAT family N-acetyltransferase has translation MVEIRVITKKDAESVAWLSTQLGYESDIEQILARIKQINNSNDNCAFVALVDDKVVGWIHGFYTLRIESDPFVEIGGLIVDSAYRNLKIGKQLIERVKLWAEQLQVKKLKVRCNTKRIESHQFYERVGFKENKRQIAFEMNLV, from the coding sequence ATGGTCGAAATCAGAGTAATAACCAAAAAAGATGCAGAAAGTGTTGCCTGGCTGTCCACACAATTGGGTTACGAGAGTGACATTGAGCAAATATTAGCCAGAATTAAACAGATTAATAACAGCAACGACAACTGTGCATTTGTTGCTTTAGTTGACGACAAAGTAGTAGGCTGGATTCATGGTTTTTATACCTTAAGAATAGAATCTGATCCATTTGTCGAAATTGGAGGATTGATTGTAGATTCTGCTTATCGCAACTTAAAAATTGGAAAACAGTTAATTGAACGCGTAAAACTTTGGGCAGAACAGCTTCAAGTGAAAAAACTAAAGGTAAGGTGCAACACTAAGCGTATTGAAAGTCATCAATTTTATGAACGGGTAGGCTTTAAAGAGAATAAACGGCAGATTGCTTTTGAAATGAATTTGGTTTAA
- a CDS encoding RNA polymerase sigma factor, with translation MTAFKKLTLTEPELVQALQSKDPAVLKTLYSMYSSALYGVISRIITHTELAEDVLQETFVKIWQSATHYDHTKGRLFTWMMNIARNLSIDKLRSKDFKNSLKNQDIENNVSFVDEQNKVTFNPDVLGVKQLVDNLKPDLQAVLDLVYYKGFTHVEAAEKLDLPLGTVKTRIRLAIIELRRNFN, from the coding sequence GTGACTGCATTTAAAAAATTAACTCTAACCGAGCCTGAACTTGTTCAAGCACTGCAATCGAAAGATCCAGCGGTACTAAAAACACTGTACAGCATGTATTCGTCGGCGCTTTACGGTGTCATTTCACGCATTATTACCCACACAGAGCTTGCAGAAGATGTTTTACAAGAAACTTTTGTAAAAATATGGCAGTCTGCAACACACTATGATCATACTAAAGGACGTTTGTTTACGTGGATGATGAATATTGCCCGCAATTTATCGATCGATAAACTCCGTTCTAAAGACTTTAAGAATTCACTCAAAAACCAAGATATAGAAAATAACGTAAGTTTCGTTGATGAACAAAACAAGGTTACGTTTAACCCCGATGTTCTTGGTGTTAAGCAACTTGTAGATAACCTTAAACCGGATTTACAAGCAGTTCTTGATTTAGTTTATTACAAGGGCTTCACGCATGTGGAGGCCGCAGAAAAGTTAGATCTGCCATTAGGTACGGTGAAAACCCGGATCCGGTTGGCTATTATTGAATTGAGAAGGAATTTTAATTGA
- a CDS encoding endonuclease domain-containing protein encodes MHNNHYNSKLKTFARDHRNDSTKAEIRIWCELLRNKKMLGYSFLRQRPIGNYIADFFSKDLKLVIEVDGLSHEREGQFEKDKARELNLNALGFHVLRFNDDEVMNDIENVNMTIQHFIAEWEKDHQRPC; translated from the coding sequence ATGCATAACAACCACTACAACTCTAAATTAAAAACCTTTGCCAGAGACCATCGAAATGATAGTACCAAGGCAGAGATAAGAATTTGGTGTGAATTGTTGAGGAATAAGAAAATGTTGGGATATTCCTTCTTAAGACAGCGACCAATCGGGAATTATATTGCAGATTTTTTCTCAAAGGATTTAAAGTTGGTCATTGAGGTTGATGGACTTAGTCATGAACGAGAAGGACAATTTGAAAAAGATAAAGCTCGTGAACTTAACCTGAACGCATTGGGCTTTCATGTCCTGAGATTTAATGATGATGAGGTAATGAACGATATTGAGAATGTGAATATGACCATTCAGCATTTCATAGCAGAATGGGAAAAAGATCATCAGAGACCTTGTTAA
- a CDS encoding DinB family protein, with protein MDEYKKAVDEVITVIEPISQQQLLKTIEPESSNTDCISIQTILTHVTASMFSYAVYIENSIGVKTVRPERLQFDQVAPYISRLREAFKYNQDFFNRNPDITMEEFDQSKKINTRWGQQYDVEQMLEHAIVHILRHRRQIKNALVNMKS; from the coding sequence ATGGATGAATATAAAAAGGCGGTTGATGAAGTGATTACAGTAATTGAACCAATCAGCCAACAGCAACTACTAAAAACCATTGAGCCAGAAAGTTCAAATACAGATTGTATTTCCATCCAAACTATTTTGACACATGTAACCGCATCGATGTTCAGTTATGCGGTATATATCGAAAATTCTATTGGAGTGAAAACAGTCAGACCGGAACGATTGCAATTTGATCAGGTGGCACCCTATATTTCAAGGCTCCGGGAAGCGTTTAAATATAACCAGGACTTTTTCAACAGAAATCCAGACATCACGATGGAAGAGTTCGATCAATCAAAAAAGATCAACACGAGGTGGGGGCAACAATACGATGTAGAACAGATGCTCGAACATGCCATTGTTCATATTTTAAGGCATAGGAGACAGATTAAAAATGCGTTGGTCAATATGAAAAGCTGA
- a CDS encoding glycerophosphodiester phosphodiesterase family protein codes for MHKKLLLLSVLILFVFHVSAQRKKFDVQGKAGARGIMPENTIEGMLKAIDLGVTTLEMDAVISKDKQVVLSQEPYFNNEISLQPNGKPITLKDQKNYNIYKMDYEEVKKFDVGSKVHSRFPGQMKFKAYKPLLSETIDAVEAYVKEHKLAKPVYSIETKTIKNGDNEFHPEPAEFVELIMDVINSKKIAKRVIIESFDMRTLQYLHEKYPKIQTSLLIDEKEPFEDYIEKLGFKPTIYSPYSVLVGKGLVDRCHEMGIKIIPWTVNTVKEVNYFMSLGVDGIITDFPNIMGQIKK; via the coding sequence ATGCACAAAAAATTACTTCTATTATCTGTTCTCATTTTATTTGTCTTTCATGTTTCTGCCCAAAGGAAGAAATTCGATGTACAGGGTAAAGCCGGTGCACGTGGCATTATGCCCGAAAATACCATCGAAGGAATGTTAAAAGCTATCGATTTAGGCGTTACCACCTTAGAAATGGATGCAGTGATTTCGAAAGATAAACAGGTTGTACTTTCGCAAGAGCCTTATTTCAATAACGAGATTTCTTTGCAGCCAAACGGTAAACCGATTACTTTAAAAGATCAGAAGAATTATAACATCTATAAAATGGATTATGAGGAGGTTAAAAAATTTGATGTAGGGAGTAAAGTCCATAGTCGCTTTCCCGGGCAGATGAAGTTTAAAGCTTACAAACCGCTACTCTCTGAAACCATAGATGCAGTTGAGGCTTACGTTAAGGAACACAAACTAGCCAAACCGGTTTATAGTATCGAAACGAAAACGATTAAAAACGGCGACAATGAATTTCATCCTGAGCCTGCAGAATTTGTGGAGTTGATTATGGATGTCATTAATTCGAAAAAAATTGCGAAAAGAGTTATTATTGAATCGTTTGATATGCGCACGCTGCAGTACCTGCACGAAAAATATCCAAAAATACAAACTTCATTATTGATTGATGAAAAAGAACCCTTTGAAGATTATATTGAGAAATTAGGTTTTAAGCCTACTATTTACAGCCCTTACTCGGTTCTGGTTGGTAAGGGTTTGGTAGACCGCTGCCATGAAATGGGTATTAAAATTATCCCCTGGACGGTTAATACGGTGAAGGAAGTAAATTATTTTATGAGTTTGGGGGTAGATGGCATCATTACCGATTTCCCAAACATCATGGGGCAAATCAAAAAATAA
- a CDS encoding anti-sigma factor domain-containing protein — MENLKAYIESGVLELYVLGDLSPEETLQVEEMASQNPEVRDEIAAIEQAMEQYAIQNAVEPSADVETRLFEKLGLSEVEENVNVQPEPLYTEEPKIIRLDGSDAKVRTLRYALVACIALLVVSTAALFITYNKLNAAHDQIASLNLDKQKFAGVVSKLEFENQGLDNMAAMADSKEWATIRMAGQAFSPTSKMKVYWNKKDKSVLINYVAMDLPKTDAEHQYQLWALVNGKPVSLGVFGKTDSTNNEALLKMQTIQEAQAFAVTLEPMGGSVNPTMDKLTVMGGV; from the coding sequence GTGGAAAATTTAAAAGCATATATCGAATCTGGAGTACTTGAGCTGTACGTTTTAGGTGATTTATCACCTGAAGAAACGTTGCAGGTTGAGGAAATGGCATCTCAAAACCCTGAGGTAAGAGATGAAATAGCGGCCATTGAGCAAGCTATGGAGCAATATGCTATTCAAAATGCGGTAGAACCATCTGCAGATGTAGAAACAAGATTATTCGAAAAGTTGGGGTTAAGTGAAGTTGAAGAGAATGTGAATGTTCAACCCGAACCACTTTATACAGAAGAACCAAAAATTATACGTTTAGATGGAAGCGATGCGAAAGTGAGAACTTTACGTTACGCCTTAGTTGCTTGTATAGCTTTATTGGTAGTAAGTACAGCCGCATTGTTTATTACTTATAACAAACTGAACGCTGCGCATGACCAGATTGCAAGTTTAAACCTGGATAAACAAAAGTTTGCCGGAGTTGTAAGCAAACTGGAGTTTGAGAACCAGGGCTTGGATAATATGGCAGCCATGGCCGATAGCAAAGAGTGGGCAACCATCCGTATGGCAGGGCAGGCTTTTAGCCCAACTTCTAAAATGAAGGTGTACTGGAACAAAAAAGATAAAAGTGTGCTGATTAACTATGTGGCTATGGATTTACCAAAAACCGATGCCGAACATCAATATCAGTTGTGGGCCTTGGTAAATGGTAAACCGGTAAGCTTGGGTGTTTTTGGAAAAACAGATTCAACCAATAATGAGGCACTATTAAAAATGCAAACCATTCAGGAAGCACAGGCATTTGCTGTAACTTTAGAGCCTATGGGCGGAAGCGTTAACCCTACAATGGATAAGCTAACCGTAATGGGTGGCGTTTAA
- a CDS encoding M28 family peptidase: MNKKLLILPLFALIAFYACQNKTNRNVDENVEKATGLVSPDFNADSAYAYTKAQVDFGPRIPGTTAHQKCADYLVAKLRSFGAEVSIQGEQTQTYDGKSFLLKNIVAVFNPDQKKRVLITAHWDARPFSDQDTDPANHAKPFDAANDGASGVAVILEMARQIQQKQPNVGVDFILWDLEDYGKANDETPDETTWCLGSQYWAKKAIKAGYKALYGINLDMVGGGNAQFTQDEISRQAAPNVVNKVWDIGNEIGYASYFTKIPSGKLVDDHLWANKAGIPSIDIIHYNDNSGFYINWHTQLDNLPNIDKNTLKATGQTVLETIYREK, translated from the coding sequence ATGAATAAAAAACTTTTAATACTGCCTTTATTCGCATTAATTGCATTTTATGCTTGTCAGAACAAAACAAACCGAAATGTTGATGAAAATGTAGAAAAGGCAACAGGTTTAGTTTCTCCTGATTTTAATGCCGATAGTGCTTATGCTTATACCAAAGCTCAGGTGGATTTTGGTCCAAGGATTCCAGGTACCACGGCTCATCAAAAATGTGCAGATTATTTGGTGGCAAAATTAAGGTCGTTCGGTGCAGAAGTAAGTATCCAGGGTGAGCAAACGCAAACTTATGATGGGAAAAGCTTTCTGCTGAAAAATATCGTTGCCGTTTTTAATCCAGATCAAAAAAAGAGGGTTTTAATTACTGCACACTGGGATGCCCGTCCATTTTCTGATCAGGATACCGACCCTGCAAATCATGCAAAACCTTTTGATGCGGCAAATGATGGTGCGAGTGGGGTGGCGGTGATTTTAGAAATGGCACGTCAGATTCAACAGAAACAGCCAAATGTTGGAGTTGATTTTATATTGTGGGATTTAGAAGATTATGGCAAAGCCAATGATGAGACACCAGATGAAACTACATGGTGTTTAGGCTCTCAGTACTGGGCTAAAAAAGCAATTAAGGCAGGATATAAAGCTTTGTACGGCATTAATCTCGACATGGTTGGTGGCGGTAACGCACAGTTTACGCAGGATGAAATCTCCCGTCAGGCTGCTCCAAATGTAGTGAACAAGGTTTGGGACATTGGTAATGAAATTGGTTATGCTTCTTACTTTACGAAAATTCCGAGTGGGAAATTAGTTGATGATCATCTTTGGGCGAACAAAGCAGGCATTCCATCTATCGATATTATCCATTACAATGATAATAGTGGCTTTTATATCAATTGGCATACGCAATTGGATAACTTACCCAACATTGATAAAAATACGTTGAAAGCCACCGGGCAAACTGTTTTAGAAACTATTTATAGAGAAAAATAA
- a CDS encoding AIM24 family protein, whose product MAQKEYTLNELIKESAENPAENDFFELEKPAMLEVNLKNQKILAKAGSMVAYIGNIDFKREGLLSKGLGGLLKKAISGEGTSLMHATGTGKLYLADEGKKVKIIKLQNEAVFVNGNDVLALEESIKNDIKMLKSIAGMMSGGLFQVKLSGSGYIAITTHGEPILLRVTANQPVYTDPNATVAWSENLTPNIKTNLTFGSFIGRGSGESFQLEFFGEGWVLVQPYEEVKYAAKS is encoded by the coding sequence GATTTTTTTGAACTGGAAAAACCGGCCATGCTGGAGGTAAATCTTAAAAATCAAAAAATCCTGGCAAAAGCAGGTTCGATGGTTGCTTACATCGGAAATATTGATTTTAAAAGAGAAGGGCTATTGAGCAAAGGTTTGGGGGGGTTGTTAAAAAAAGCCATATCTGGTGAAGGTACCTCACTGATGCACGCTACCGGAACTGGCAAACTATATCTGGCCGATGAAGGAAAGAAAGTAAAGATCATCAAACTTCAAAACGAAGCCGTTTTTGTAAATGGTAATGATGTATTGGCTCTGGAAGAGAGTATTAAAAATGATATAAAAATGCTAAAAAGCATCGCAGGGATGATGAGTGGTGGTTTATTTCAGGTTAAACTTTCGGGCAGCGGTTATATTGCCATAACCACGCATGGCGAACCAATTTTATTAAGGGTTACAGCCAATCAGCCTGTATATACCGACCCGAATGCTACAGTAGCCTGGTCTGAGAATTTAACACCTAACATTAAAACCAATTTAACTTTCGGTTCCTTCATTGGAAGAGGAAGTGGCGAATCTTTCCAATTAGAGTTTTTTGGCGAGGGATGGGTATTGGTACAGCCTTACGAAGAAGTGAAGTACGCAGCTAAGTCTTAA
- the cysS gene encoding cysteine--tRNA ligase, whose product MNTGLQLYNTLSRKKELFQPLNAPNVGMYVCGPTVYSDVHLGNCRTFISFDLIFRYLKYAGYKVRYVRNITDAGHLEGDRDEGDDKFAKRAKLEQLEPMEIVQKYTLGFHDVMRMFNTQPPSIEPTATGHIIEQIEMIKVIIAKGYGYEVDGNVYFDVEKYSKEYNYTILTNRNLEDMLNNTRELGGQDEKRGRLDFALWIKAKPETLMQWQSPFGMGFPGWHIECSAMSAKYLGAEFDIHGGGMDLAATHHTNEIAQSEACSHKQPARYWMHTNMLTVNGTRMSKSAGNGFLPLELFTGDHPLLKKGFSPMTVKFFMLQAHYRSTLDFSNEALDASEKGFRRLMAAIGLLDKLTVSEQNDFDIDALKEKCITAMNDDFNSPILVAELFEAVRIINTVYDGKGKISAEALEKLKQLINDFVFDILGLKDEDAGGNDLNGVLDMVINLRTEAKANKDYATSDRIRIGLQELGIQLKDGKEGTTWSKA is encoded by the coding sequence ATGAATACTGGCTTACAGCTTTATAATACGCTTTCGCGCAAAAAAGAACTTTTTCAACCCTTAAATGCACCCAACGTTGGGATGTATGTTTGCGGTCCTACTGTTTATAGTGATGTGCACCTGGGTAATTGCCGCACTTTTATTTCTTTCGATTTAATTTTTAGGTACCTTAAATATGCTGGTTATAAAGTACGTTATGTACGTAATATTACCGATGCAGGTCACTTAGAAGGTGATAGGGACGAGGGCGATGATAAATTTGCAAAACGTGCGAAACTGGAACAGCTTGAGCCAATGGAAATTGTACAGAAATATACTTTGGGTTTCCATGATGTAATGCGCATGTTCAACACGCAGCCGCCAAGTATCGAGCCTACCGCTACCGGACATATTATTGAGCAGATCGAAATGATTAAGGTAATTATAGCCAAAGGTTATGGTTACGAAGTTGACGGCAATGTATATTTTGATGTAGAAAAATACAGTAAGGAATACAATTATACCATTTTAACCAACCGCAATCTCGAAGATATGCTGAACAATACCCGGGAACTGGGTGGTCAGGATGAGAAACGCGGAAGGTTAGACTTTGCCTTGTGGATAAAAGCAAAGCCAGAAACCTTAATGCAGTGGCAATCGCCATTTGGCATGGGCTTTCCGGGCTGGCATATCGAGTGTTCGGCCATGAGCGCCAAATATTTGGGTGCTGAATTTGATATTCATGGTGGTGGAATGGATTTAGCAGCAACGCACCATACCAATGAAATTGCACAATCTGAAGCCTGCAGCCATAAACAGCCTGCCCGCTATTGGATGCACACCAATATGCTTACCGTAAACGGTACGCGCATGTCTAAATCTGCCGGCAATGGTTTCCTTCCTTTAGAATTGTTTACTGGTGACCACCCTTTACTGAAGAAAGGCTTTAGCCCGATGACGGTGAAGTTTTTTATGTTACAGGCTCACTACCGGAGTACATTAGATTTTTCTAATGAAGCTTTAGACGCCTCGGAGAAAGGTTTTCGCCGCTTAATGGCTGCAATTGGCTTGTTAGATAAGTTAACAGTTTCTGAACAGAACGATTTCGATATTGATGCATTGAAAGAAAAATGTATTACTGCGATGAATGATGACTTTAACAGTCCGATTTTGGTTGCAGAGTTGTTTGAAGCAGTTCGGATTATCAATACTGTGTACGATGGTAAAGGGAAAATCTCTGCAGAAGCACTGGAAAAGTTAAAGCAACTGATTAACGATTTCGTTTTCGATATATTAGGACTGAAAGATGAGGATGCCGGGGGTAACGACTTGAACGGCGTTTTAGATATGGTGATTAACTTAAGAACGGAAGCAAAAGCGAATAAAGATTATGCCACTTCTGATCGTATCCGTATTGGCTTACAAGAGTTGGGAATTCAGCTTAAAGACGGCAAAGAAGGGACCACCTGGAGTAAGGCTTAG
- the lipA gene encoding lipoyl synthase, which translates to MIDLPVVPAVTEVKRKPDWLRVKLPVGKEYAQVRSLVDTHKLHTICESGNCPNMGECWGAGTATFMILGNICTRSCSFCAVATGRPLAVDVDEPNRIADSVRLMGVKHCVITSVDRDDLKDGGSIIWAETLQAIRRESPITTLETLIPDFKGQWDNLYRVLEERPEVVSHNMETVKRLTRQVRIQAKYDRSLEALKRISEFGLRTKTGIMLGLGETEEDIFEAMDDLVANGVHILTLGQYLQPTRNHHPVVDWIHPDTFAMYKEAGLAKGLKYVESGPLVRSSYHAEKHLFPIEGIV; encoded by the coding sequence ATGATTGATTTACCGGTAGTACCTGCTGTGACTGAAGTTAAACGTAAACCAGATTGGTTACGTGTAAAATTACCTGTTGGTAAAGAATATGCACAAGTTCGCAGTTTAGTAGACACGCACAAGCTCCATACGATCTGCGAAAGCGGCAACTGCCCTAATATGGGAGAATGTTGGGGTGCAGGTACGGCAACATTCATGATTTTGGGTAACATCTGTACCCGCAGTTGCTCTTTCTGTGCGGTTGCTACAGGCCGGCCGTTGGCTGTTGATGTTGATGAACCTAACCGTATTGCAGATTCAGTAAGATTAATGGGGGTTAAACATTGCGTAATTACCTCGGTAGATCGTGATGACTTAAAAGATGGCGGTTCAATCATCTGGGCAGAAACCTTACAGGCTATCCGCAGAGAAAGCCCAATCACTACCTTAGAAACTTTAATCCCTGATTTTAAAGGTCAGTGGGATAATTTATACCGCGTTTTAGAAGAACGTCCGGAAGTGGTTTCGCACAATATGGAAACCGTTAAGCGTTTAACCAGACAGGTACGCATCCAAGCTAAATACGATAGAAGTTTAGAAGCTTTAAAAAGAATTTCGGAATTTGGTTTAAGAACAAAAACAGGCATTATGCTTGGTTTGGGCGAAACCGAAGAAGATATTTTCGAAGCCATGGACGATTTAGTGGCTAATGGCGTGCACATCCTAACTTTAGGTCAATATTTACAACCAACCCGTAATCATCATCCTGTAGTTGATTGGATCCACCCGGATACTTTTGCGATGTACAAAGAAGCTGGCTTGGCAAAAGGGTTAAAATATGTAGAGAGCGGCCCACTGGTACGTTCATCTTACCATGCTGAAAAACACCTTTTCCCAATTGAAGGAATAGTCTAA